The Pseudorasbora parva isolate DD20220531a chromosome 21, ASM2467924v1, whole genome shotgun sequence sequence caataagtacaatgtacttatagtgttcatattgtattgcaaagcacctttgctgatattgaggtttgatacgggtaaagttagagacaggtgtggtgtgtgtgtgtgtgtcagtttaagggtagggttaggtgtaagggaagtgccaactgtgtaattacaaataaaactacagaaattaattacagacataattacaggcaggtatttaaaaaaatgtaagtacaatgtaaaaacatgtatgtacaccaTAAGTGCATtgcatcaaatgattaatttcaATGTGAGTACagagtagttaaggccacctgatataaagtggggccaaacaATTTGCACATAGAATAAAACTAAATCAATGGCGCTCATTTacttacattatttttttctttctttctttctttttttccggTCTTTACAGAAAATTTTCcacaattaataaataaataaataacttttaaaaaaaaaaaaaaatagccacagaaatatgacaaaaaatatacataacCGAAAAAGGTAAAGGCAGAAGACACTGCTTATTATGCCTACTCTTTATAATATTTCTCTAATGAGCGTCACTCCTCTTTTTTCCCTTCTTCTTCTAATGGATTAGATTAgtaaaaaatatacaatattattaCTATAGCCACTTCCCAGAATGTACAATGATAATGACAAAGATCATATATACATTTCATCTGATCACTAATACACCGAGCAGAATCTGAAACATATATTCTTCCttttgcattattattttttattttcagagGCAGACCCAGAGGAGCAGAGGACGGCTGCTTTGGCCGATGAGGATCTGCTGTATCTGAGACAGGGAGAAGAAGCCCTGAATGAAGCTCTGGAGATCGTGGAGTCCAAGGATGGATGGACTCTCGAAATGGCCGAGGTGATTGGCTGTGAATTTAAACCTTCTCCAGTTGTGTGGTTAGCCAGAATGTGTCCTCACAGTAAATTATGAACGTATTTTCCCTTTAGAAGAACAGAGATGTGATTTACAGCAAAGTTCTCAGGGGAAACCGGAAGGTTTTCCGACTGGAGGCCGAGCTGGACGCGTCTCCGGAGGAGCTTTATGACATCTTGTTCGTTAGAGTGGAGGAGATGCATAAATGGAACCCGAACATCAGACGCATCAGAGTAAGACAAGCGCGAttccgacacacacacacacgcacacaatttAATTAGATTCCCTAAGACTCAACAGAGAGTTTGTCCACTCATATATTTGCAATATGAGTCATGGGTTCAAATCCCAAAGAAGAGACATACTAACTGTAAATGTGGCATCAGGGCTTCTGGATAAGTGTTTTTTGGCTGAGCAGCCGTCAAGAACACACGTCTGTTTAAAATATTCTCTCTTGAAAAATCAACAGCTAATGCAGAGCTAAAAAAAGcataactaactaactaactaactaactaactaactaactaactaactaactaactaactaactaacttatTGTAACAAATGAGACATTATTGTAGTgttactaactaactaactaactaactaactaactaactaactaactaactaactaactaactaactaactaactaactaactaactaacttatTGTAACAAATGAGACATTATTGTAGTgttactaactaactaactaactaactaactaactaactaactaactaacgtATTGTAACAAATGAGACATTACTGTAGTgttactaactaactaactaactaactaactaactaactaactaactaacttattttaacaaattttacattattgtagtgttactaactaactaactaactaactaactaactaactaactaactaactaactaactaactaactaactaactaactaactaacggTAACAAATGCGTCCCTATTGTTAAGtgtaactaactaactaactaactaactaactaactaactaactaacttattttaacaaattttacattattgtagtgttactaactaactaactaactaactaactaactaactaactaactaactaacttattttaacaaattttacattattgtagtgttactaactaactaactaactaactaactaactaactaactaactaactaactaactaactaactaactaactaactaacggTAACAAATGCGTCCCTATTGTTAAGtgtaactaactaactaactaactaactaactaactaactaactaactaactaactaactaactaactaactaactaactaactaactataacaaatgagaccttattgtaaagtgttaccaattgttacaaatgagaccttattgtaacaCCATAAGTGTTACCAAACATCTAACTAACTAAAAGTGAGCTCTCAACTTTCTTTAAATTCTAGCATGTCAGTGAGAAAATATGGGCGATGAAATATTCTTAACTTTGTagaagttgatttttttttaatagaaaatataaagggacccactttatattaggtggccttaactactatgtgctaacattaatattaatcatttgatacaatggacttattgtgtacatatgtgtttttacattgtacttacatttttaaaattacctGTATGtcattacatctgtaattcatttctgtagttcCCTTACACCAAACCCTATCCTTAAcctgacccatcccaccacacctgtccctaactctacccgtatccacctcaatatcagcacaagtgttttgcaatataatatgaacacaataagtacattttacttattttttgatgtaagtacatagtagttaaggccacctaatataaagtgactTGAATGCCGTAATTAAGACTTCGCAACTTGATATGAAAATATGAAATACTAAATATGAACTTTCCAGAAGGACTTGAACACACTATAAAACGAGCACCTTTCCATCGCAGGTTCTGAAACACGTGGGGAGGAACACTATGGTCACACACGAGGTGTCGGCAGAAACTGCGGGGAACCTGATTGGCCAGCGGGACTTCCTGAGTGTCAGGCATTCGTCGAAAAGCGAGTCCCGTGTTTATTTGGGCGGAGCTGCGACACGGTTGGAGTCCCTGCCGCCTCAGCCGGGGTTTGTCAGGTAAAAGAAGCGCGGATCGGAAAAGATTAATTTATGCCAATAGCTATTAAAGCAATCAATTATGCCTTTGCTAAAAAAGTGATACAAATTTAAAGTagttcatttactcaccctcgttcCGATCACACGCGACATCTTTTGTGAAATGCAAATCACATGTTTGACGAAATGTCTGAGCTTGTTTCTTGACTGCAACTTCATGAGTAATTTgagattttttgtaaatattttaactAAAAGATATCGCCTAATATTCACAGTTTTGTTACAGtacattaaaaacaattattttgcaTCGCAAGTTTCCAGTAGTGTTAAGTTTGAAAATGCAAATGAGGCATTAACTCATATCTGCATATTTGCATTCATTTGCATAAGTTTTTAGgagtaaaatatatgaatatatcaGTTGAATGATGTATGAACAAACCTTCAGAATACTGTAAAAATAGGAATAAAACAGAAATGTTTGCTGTATGTAAAAATTGCAGTTACAGTGAAGATTAAAAGTGAtagtgtaataaaataaaatctaaatgcgCATTTTAGACAACGTTATTGAAGCAAAATCTCACTTTTTTTTCAGCGCCATTAAAAAATTGGGGGCTGTTGATCACATAAAGCTCTTATATAACGTCAGATAATATTATGTTAAAAGTATAAACCACCATTCACTTTTAAGAAACGCAGAAGCTTAATACAGGTTTGGGCTGATGAGAGGGTGAGTGATGACAGGATTTGAATCTGTGGGTCAACTTTTCCTTTAATATATATTCTAATTAGGTTTCAGTATAACAGGACATAATATGGAAGTGGTTTCTCTCAGTCATTCTGTGAGTGTTTGTTGTTTAGGGCTGAAGACGGACCCACCTGCATCATCCTTCAGCCGCTTCCGGATCGTCCAAACCGGAGTCACTTCATCTGGCTGCTCAACATGGATGTCAAGGTACAAAACGTGTGAATTACAGGGTCGAAATTAACAGCAAAAACGCCGCTAGAATATACAAAAAGATAAGGGGGTAAAAAATGCCCCACAACAACTAAACGAAATCTTTAACCGGAGCATCAGAtttctttttacttttttcccCAAGCGTTGAGCATTATAACCGATCACACGTGTTTCTGTTGAGCTTATGAATGCAGCGGCCAATCAGAGGCATTTCGATTACTCGCCTCTGAAAACCTTTGCATCTGCTCTGTGTAAAGTTCCTCTTATCAACGAGAGAGTGCAGATATGATGTAAGAGATTCATTATGCTCTAATTATAACTTTCTTTGCTTACTTTATGTAATTCATTCATTCCCTTAGCCCGAATCACCATTTTTCATGCTACTAAAATAGCCATAAATCTCGATTTTTGGTAaagtatgaaaataaataataaacagtcTGGGTTTTAGCTTGTTTTGTACGACAATAATCAACAAAAATGACTTTTCACATGGTATTGCAGTATTTCATAgtaagtttttatttatttatagtcaATTTACATACAATTGTGACAAATTTACATTGCAAAGTGGCATAGAAGGCTCTCTGAAATACATTTAGGTGTCTTTACAAAGACTGTTTAATGCTGCTGAAAGGTGGCATTAATGCATTTACACTACGGCAAGccaaaataacttttataaattCCCAGGATaagaattcttgatatcaactaTTTTATTTTCACTCGTTAAAATGCTAATTCTTGATATCGACATTGATGTCATCCCTCTCAGAATTATGAATTcttcactgaaaaaaaagtgtgtttgatttacattatttaattgtgtacattgGTCCCACATaaatcaattaagttaaacaaataTAATTAGTTCATGTAACTTGAACATCCTTGTGTGAATGCTTTTCAAGTGACCTAATTAAGTAGTCtcaaagtgaattttatatGGCTCCATGACATGATTTAGGAAGttaatttcatatattcattcatccactttaatttcagatattttaatgttaatcaactGAATTATAACATGCACTAGCGGAGAAACTTTTAGCTAACAATAGCACACATTAGCATCTTAAATGCTATGCATTTAAAGGGCTTTCAGCAAAGCCGTTATGACATTAGTTGTATTAGTCCACAGTCTAAGCGAATGCTCTACTCTTCTCCACAATGTTAACCCACAGTAATTTAAATTCTTCTAACAATTCCAACATAATTGAATTTTAAACACTAAACTCTAAACACAATCAAGTATCCCCCTTTCTCATTTTGctcaaaatacataaaataagacttttacatataaaataacaacatttactaTCTCTTTatttagccatatgcaaagcctgctgggaactaacaagccccgcccagtttcagttaatgcaacacaaatcattaATGTAATCCCAGCACAAacaaattaagtaaacttcaattTGACTTATATTAAAGTGGATTGAACACAGTCAAATTAAGCTaggacaaaatgtatagcaattgtgttcctttggctcattttaattaagcaattAAAACAGgcagaaaaaacattttgtgcagTGTTTGATGGCATGAATTAAATTTCAACTAGTACAAACtataattcttgatatctgtaatTGTATTTTCACCAGTTAAACGTCACCATAGACTGCCATTCAAACTCAATTGTTGATGTCaagaattaacattttaactagtgaaaatgtaattaatCGTTCACAGAATTTGTGATAAGAACAATGTTAAATTGGCTTGCCATACACTGCAATTATAACTGTACTTTGATACAAGAGGCTGTAGAGAGTCGGGCTAATTTAATCAGGCTCTTATGCAGCATAATGTCTTTACACAGATTTGAGCAGCATTAAAACGTCTGTGATAATACACATAAATGCAATGTCTGATGCAGCTTCTGTTCCACCTTCGCAGAGTAAAGATGGCGGGTTGAACAGCCTTTAATATTGTGATGCTGTATTGAATGTGTCCTTGTGTTTTCAGGGTTGGCTGCCACAGTCAATTGTAAACAAGGCTCTACCTCGAGCACAAGCGGACTTCACTAAACACCTGCGTCGTCACCTGGCCGCACAGAACCCAGAAAACAGGAGATGAGAGACGATGAAGCTTTCGTCAGGCATTAACACTGATGGCAGACAACGATATAGGAACACGGACATGCAACATACACCTCAGATCACATGACTGTACAGCAGAAAAACTGTGTGAAACTCAGTTATCGAAGTAACAAATCGGCTACCTGTGAAATTGATTTGACCATATAAAATggcaataaaaacttttttcacAGTAGGCCTATCATTGTGTTTGATCTTGTGCTTCACACAAAATTAAAGGAAAACGGTACCATATGGGATTGAGGATGAATAATGACTAAATCCTATTAGGTGAACTATTCTTCACCTTCCAGATGACTTATCATGCagcactctctctcacacacacgcacatctATGGCAGCATGCAGATGGACCATAATCTCACCGTGCCGATTTGACAGAGCTCGCATGAATGCACTGTGGATTTGACACTTCAAAAGGACGAATGACATTTTGGAGAGGTTGAGTGGTGTCTCATGATGAgagaatctcttgagtgaacaTCTCTAATAGTCTCTGAAAATCAGCAGAGTGGCCTTTAGAGAGCAGGACAATCACTCCGGAACCACAGCAGAGGACAATGACAGCATTCAATACACTGAAAAGACTTTAGATGCCTCAAATCCACAATGTAATGATGTCTGAACTTATCAAAGCACTTCAGCACTTTAGTTTTGGGTGCAACTAAAAGCAATAGTTCTTTACCCTCCTCAATCAAACACTTACAAGACGTTCTGATAACTGATAATCTTCATGCGATTCTTTTTCACAAAATTGCAGTCACATCTATCAAAAATGCAGCATTTTTACGAGCACTCttttaatattttcaaaatatgttttttaaacgCTTGCATTCTCTAATAAATATGCGCAATTACCTCAAATGGCagtttaaaatgtacaaaaacttTAAAACGGATTGTTCACAGCGGCTACACCGAAAAACACTTTACTTAatgccatgtgtgtgtgtgtgtgtgtgtgtgtgtatatatatatatatatatatatatatatatatatatataatccatTACAAAAGTACTTTTTAATGGATTAATTATGCCTTGTAATGCACATTGTATGATCTCATGAACAATTGTAACcatagttataataataatacttatgTTACATCTTTAAAAAGTATAATGTATTAAAACACGACAAACAATTTCAGATGCAAACCAGTAATCTAACATTTagtataatgcattttaactttaCTTACAATTTCTAACAATctgtaatgcattataaatatacattatgAATACCTTTATATATACAGGTTTAAATCATTATTAATCTAAACATTATAGTCAATACTGTATGTGTTTTATGGGTATAAATGATTAACTAAATTCTTGAGCTCTGTCTGCTGTTGGCTGAGATTACAGATGTGCttacaacattaaaatcaatgcaaaaaaaaaaaaaatcaatattgtGTTTATGCACAACTTACAACTTCAGTTCCAGCAGGGATGGTTGGAGATTGATTTCCCCCCCTCACATCCATGCGCATTCTGAGCTTTTAATTTCTTCCCTCCAGCTGTCATAATCAGCTGCTGCATTAAAACATGAATTTGTTGGTATACACTATTTTAAAAAGGACATCCTATGTtcattaatatttgttttaataatatgCACAAATCTGACAAATACCctgttaataaac is a genomic window containing:
- the star2 gene encoding steroidogenic acute regulatory protein, mitochondrial, which translates into the protein MLPAVVKLCCGISYPHLRSMAGLQRAALAAFGQEIAHLQSRGQISRPTWSPLRWTRHRESEKADPEEQRTAALADEDLLYLRQGEEALNEALEIVESKDGWTLEMAEKNRDVIYSKVLRGNRKVFRLEAELDASPEELYDILFVRVEEMHKWNPNIRRIRVLKHVGRNTMVTHEVSAETAGNLIGQRDFLSVRHSSKSESRVYLGGAATRLESLPPQPGFVRAEDGPTCIILQPLPDRPNRSHFIWLLNMDVKGWLPQSIVNKALPRAQADFTKHLRRHLAAQNPENRR